The Sulfitobacter sp. SK011 genome contains the following window.
TCCAGCCACGCGGGAAGATGGCCGATATCAGGCAACACCGCATCCGCATGCGGGGCAAGCTCTGTTTCGGTCGCAAGTCCGGTCAGGACAGCCACGCAAGTCATACCCGCCGCCCTGCCAGCGCGCAGATCATGGGTGCTGTCGCCGATCATGGCAATCGTGTCAGGGCGCAGTCCGGTCTGTGCTGCAAATGCCAGCAATTGCCCCGGTGCAGGTTTCGCGCCATGCCCACTGTCAAAGCCCGCGATAAAGTCAAACATCGGAGTGACGTCTGCTTGATTAAGATGGGCGCGCGCAGGGCTTTCCGCGTCGTTCGTGGCGACCCCCAGCTTTAATCCACGCCCCCTCAGATCTGTTAACAACTTCATGAGCGGAACAGCCTCGCGTTGCGGTGCTTTTTCAGCCTCTTCGTTAAGCATTTCCAGCAAACCGACATCAGAAAGGTGTGAAAAATGCGGCTTGAGCGCGGCGGCAACCTCGCCGGGGGTGCCGGCAATGACCACGCTGTTGCGGTCGAATTTCTGCGCCTGAAAATCAAACCCGATATGGGATGCCACGTGAATTGCGCGATCTGTGTCGCCCTGTGCCGCCCGCAGCA
Protein-coding sequences here:
- a CDS encoding HAD family hydrolase, which encodes MMKDRLEIKGLIFDKDGTLFDFAATWEAWAVAFLLRAAQGDTDRAIHVASHIGFDFQAQKFDRNSVVIAGTPGEVAAALKPHFSHLSDVGLLEMLNEEAEKAPQREAVPLMKLLTDLRGRGLKLGVATNDAESPARAHLNQADVTPMFDFIAGFDSGHGAKPAPGQLLAFAAQTGLRPDTIAMIGDSTHDLRAGRAAGMTCVAVLTGLATETELAPHADAVLPDIGHLPAWLDGAGH